The proteins below are encoded in one region of Effusibacillus dendaii:
- a CDS encoding DctP family TRAP transporter solute-binding subunit, which produces MKKGTKVFLGMALTASMAVVTGCGSSSNNASPSNSANYTKEKPLVIKFSHVVTADTPKGKAATKFAELMAQKTDGRVKVEVYPSSQLYGDKDELEALQAGNVQVIAPSMTKLVGFNPSFQITDMPFLFKNHDSVVKFWDGDLGKKLLTSLDSKNLKGLAMWENGFKQFTSNKPISKPEDFAGQKFRTQAGKVLDAQFKALGAAGATIAFGETYNALQQGTVDGEENTWNNIDTQKYEEVQKYLLVSNHGRVDYAVLTNKQWYDALPADIKKAFDESMAEATKLERQLSVDEDKASENKLRKSGKLQIIEMTDAQRQEFVKKMEPVYKQYESVIGKEYIDGARNM; this is translated from the coding sequence TTGAAAAAAGGGACAAAAGTATTCTTGGGTATGGCATTGACTGCTTCCATGGCAGTTGTGACAGGTTGTGGCAGCAGCAGCAATAATGCAAGCCCGTCAAATTCCGCCAACTACACAAAAGAGAAACCGTTGGTGATCAAGTTTTCACACGTGGTGACGGCTGACACCCCGAAAGGGAAAGCGGCTACTAAATTTGCTGAATTGATGGCGCAAAAGACTGACGGTCGTGTGAAAGTAGAAGTGTATCCGTCTTCCCAGTTGTACGGAGACAAGGATGAGCTGGAAGCGCTGCAGGCTGGCAATGTCCAGGTGATCGCGCCTTCTATGACAAAATTGGTCGGTTTTAACCCTTCGTTCCAAATTACGGATATGCCGTTCCTGTTCAAAAACCATGATTCGGTTGTGAAATTCTGGGATGGGGATCTTGGCAAGAAATTGCTCACCAGTCTGGACAGCAAAAACCTGAAAGGTCTTGCCATGTGGGAAAACGGTTTCAAACAGTTTACTTCCAACAAACCGATTTCCAAACCGGAAGATTTTGCGGGGCAGAAATTCCGTACGCAGGCAGGAAAAGTGCTGGATGCCCAGTTTAAAGCATTGGGCGCCGCTGGGGCTACCATTGCATTTGGTGAAACCTATAACGCTCTGCAACAGGGTACGGTAGACGGCGAAGAGAACACATGGAATAACATCGATACACAAAAATACGAAGAAGTTCAAAAGTATCTGTTGGTTTCCAACCATGGCCGCGTCGACTATGCGGTATTGACTAACAAACAATGGTATGATGCGCTGCCGGCTGATATCAAGAAAGCGTTTGACGAATCGATGGCAGAAGCGACCAAGTTGGAAAGACAGCTTTCTGTGGATGAGGATAAGGCTTCTGAAAACAAACTTAGAAAGTCTGGCAAGCTGCAGATTATTGAAATGACGGATGCGCAACGTCAAGAATTCGTGAAAAAGATGGAACCGGTTTACAAACAATATGAATCTGTGATCGGTAAAGAATATATTGACGGCGCGCGCAATATGTAA
- a CDS encoding HpcH/HpaI aldolase/citrate lyase family protein, producing the protein MSLFRSWMFVPGNSERRLAKVDDLTADVIIFDLEDAVPLSEKQNARQLVCQTIRNSRAACSFVRVNDLASGFFADDIADLAGVLLAGIVLPKANSRQDILTADQALAEAESKSGRQLGDIEIVPLIESALGLYQAFEIAASSPRVKRLAFGSVDFTLDIQAQLTHEGTEILYARSHLVVVSRAAGIEPPIDAVFVQMKDREGLLRDTKLAKQLGFQGKMVIHPDQIGIVNDVFTPTQEEIEEAKRIVSAFDEALLEGSAAIQLDGKMIDYPVAERAKRIVRQAEFLQRNN; encoded by the coding sequence ATGTCATTATTCCGTTCCTGGATGTTTGTGCCGGGAAACAGTGAAAGAAGATTGGCGAAAGTGGACGATCTGACGGCTGATGTGATTATTTTTGATCTGGAGGACGCAGTTCCCCTGAGCGAGAAACAAAACGCTCGGCAATTGGTTTGTCAAACGATACGGAACAGCCGCGCAGCATGCAGTTTTGTGAGAGTTAATGACCTGGCAAGCGGTTTTTTTGCGGACGATATAGCGGATCTGGCTGGTGTTTTACTTGCCGGCATCGTTCTCCCGAAGGCGAACAGCAGACAGGATATTCTGACAGCCGATCAGGCGCTGGCGGAAGCTGAGTCAAAAAGCGGCAGGCAATTGGGCGACATTGAAATTGTTCCTTTGATTGAAAGCGCTTTAGGACTCTACCAGGCGTTTGAAATTGCTGCATCAAGTCCGAGGGTCAAACGGCTTGCATTCGGTTCTGTTGATTTCACGCTTGACATCCAGGCGCAATTAACACACGAGGGGACCGAAATATTGTACGCGCGCTCCCATTTGGTTGTGGTCTCCCGGGCGGCAGGAATTGAGCCGCCGATCGACGCTGTTTTTGTGCAGATGAAAGACCGGGAAGGATTGCTGCGGGATACCAAATTGGCCAAGCAGTTGGGCTTTCAGGGGAAAATGGTGATCCATCCGGACCAAATCGGCATTGTAAACGATGTGTTTACGCCGACACAGGAAGAAATCGAAGAAGCAAAACGAATCGTCTCAGCATTTGACGAGGCTTTGCTTGAAGGTTCGGCCGCCATCCAACTGGACGGAAAAATGATCGATTATCCTGTGGCGGAGCGTGCGAAACGGATTGTCCGGCAAGCGGAGTTTTTGCAGCGGAACAATTGA
- a CDS encoding Fe-S-containing hydro-lyase — translation MSAKQITTPLTEETISTLRAGDRVLISGTVYTARDAAHKRMIELLERGEKLPIDIQGQTIYYVGPTPAKPGQVIGSAGPTTSGRMDKYAPTLLDLGLKGMIGKGYRNQEVKDSIVKNKAVYFAAVGGSGALLARAIKSQEIVAYEDLGPEAIRRLTIENFPAVVINDMYGNDLYMEGKEKYREI, via the coding sequence ATGTCAGCCAAACAAATTACAACACCGTTGACAGAAGAAACCATTTCGACTTTGCGGGCGGGTGACCGCGTCTTGATCAGCGGCACCGTTTATACTGCCAGGGACGCCGCTCATAAGCGCATGATCGAACTTTTGGAGCGAGGCGAAAAACTGCCGATCGATATCCAGGGCCAGACCATTTACTATGTCGGACCGACGCCTGCCAAACCGGGCCAGGTGATTGGGTCGGCGGGACCTACGACAAGCGGGCGGATGGACAAGTATGCGCCAACGTTGCTTGACCTTGGATTAAAAGGGATGATCGGCAAGGGATACCGCAACCAGGAAGTAAAAGATTCAATCGTCAAAAACAAGGCGGTTTATTTTGCGGCTGTTGGCGGATCGGGGGCGCTCCTGGCAAGGGCAATTAAAAGCCAGGAGATCGTCGCCTATGAAGATTTGGGACCGGAAGCGATCCGCCGCTTGACGATTGAAAACTTCCCTGCGGTTGTGATCAACGACATGTATGGGAACGATTTGTACATGGAAGGAAAAGAAAAGTACAGGGAGATCTAG
- a CDS encoding fumarate hydratase — translation MFFFVELGQDCHIVGGSLYDAIHDGVRKGYGEGYLRNSIVGHPLERVNTGDNAPAVVHLALVPGDKLTLHMTAKGGGSENMSALKMLKPSDGLQGVKDFILDTVRQAGPNACPPIIVGVGIGGTFEKSALLAKKSLFRPIGHRNPLPEIAALEVEIMELSNKLGIGPQGMGGRTTALDVKIEIYPSHIASLPVAVNINCHASRHKEAVL, via the coding sequence TTGTTTTTTTTTGTCGAACTGGGACAGGACTGCCACATCGTCGGCGGCAGCCTCTATGACGCCATTCATGACGGCGTGCGAAAAGGATACGGAGAAGGTTATTTGCGCAATTCGATTGTCGGCCATCCCCTGGAACGTGTAAACACAGGCGATAATGCGCCGGCTGTGGTGCACCTGGCACTGGTGCCCGGCGATAAACTCACTCTTCATATGACAGCCAAAGGCGGCGGCAGTGAAAACATGAGCGCTCTGAAAATGCTGAAACCGTCCGACGGACTGCAGGGGGTGAAAGATTTTATTCTTGACACGGTTCGCCAAGCGGGACCTAACGCGTGCCCGCCGATCATTGTCGGGGTCGGGATTGGCGGCACTTTTGAAAAATCGGCTTTGCTGGCAAAAAAATCACTGTTTCGCCCCATTGGTCATCGCAACCCGCTGCCGGAAATTGCCGCTTTGGAAGTAGAGATTATGGAACTGAGCAACAAACTGGGAATCGGCCCGCAGGGAATGGGTGGACGGACTACCGCACTCGATGTAAAAATCGAGATTTATCCGTCACATATCGCATCGCTGCCAGTTGCAGTCAATATCAATTGCCATGCCAGCCGACACAAAGAAGCGGTGCTTTAG
- a CDS encoding fumarate hydratase, whose translation MREVHYQQIVDAVADMCQRANYDLGEDVVNAFKSALETEVSETGKDVLLQLIENAEIASAERVPMCQDTGYVVFFCRTGTGLPHRRRQPL comes from the coding sequence ATGAGAGAGGTTCATTACCAACAGATTGTCGACGCGGTGGCTGACATGTGCCAACGGGCCAATTACGATCTGGGGGAAGATGTGGTCAACGCTTTTAAGAGTGCTCTCGAAACGGAAGTATCCGAAACGGGCAAAGACGTTCTTTTGCAGTTGATTGAAAATGCGGAAATTGCATCGGCGGAACGGGTGCCGATGTGTCAGGATACCGGGTACGTTGTTTTTTTTTGTCGAACTGGGACAGGACTGCCACATCGTCGGCGGCAGCCTCTATGA
- a CDS encoding PaaI family thioesterase produces the protein MTQESYAAKIQSLAEQLAELDDQELDLVQHTIRAIRKSRTKDFHFYGNFLDIELPDRDDLEQVAKMRLGPHVENYFGVAQGGAVYTLADVSMGYLILSRLEPERRVATLELKMNYIRPGTGDALRCKSEILHWGRNTIVAECKIVNDQDQLVATALGTFFHQ, from the coding sequence ATGACGCAGGAATCTTACGCCGCTAAAATACAATCCTTGGCGGAACAACTGGCCGAGTTGGACGATCAGGAACTCGATCTTGTCCAGCACACCATCCGGGCCATCCGTAAATCGCGGACAAAAGATTTTCATTTTTACGGAAATTTTCTCGATATTGAACTGCCGGACCGGGATGATCTTGAGCAAGTGGCGAAAATGCGGCTGGGACCGCATGTCGAAAATTATTTTGGCGTTGCGCAGGGCGGGGCGGTCTACACGCTGGCTGACGTTTCGATGGGATATCTGATTTTGTCACGTCTGGAACCGGAGAGACGGGTGGCTACGCTGGAGTTGAAGATGAATTACATCCGGCCGGGAACGGGCGATGCGCTGCGCTGCAAATCAGAAATTCTCCACTGGGGCCGTAATACAATCGTTGCCGAATGCAAAATTGTCAACGATCAGGACCAATTGGTAGCTACTGCTTTGGGCACATTTTTTCACCAATGA
- a CDS encoding FAD-dependent oxidoreductase, with product MIANGNGRIVTTDVLVIGGGEAALRAAIEARRKGANVVMVSKGQIGSSGSSAISDTIHSAILSPEDSPDIFYQDILKGGKRINRPELARALAEDCTARVQELSEFGIELEFERELVTPGHSFPRRCYHKAGLGAHITRRLREYAQEIGIQFHEKTWIVDLLNEHGLADTGPDRLPGSGDRICGALGWANEDWIVFVAGSTILASGGMGRIYAQSDNPIDVSGETIGMAWRHGARLQDMEFVQFYPYRLVSPVNLDLYTKLFSNGAMMRNLQGERFMAGYPRKELETRDVICYQMFKQGKVLLDISQVSDSDLKATSPRLHGLLAKGYAGELEVQPVEHYSIGGISIDQYGKTSVKGLYACGECTGGVHGANRLGGGALTESLVFGARAGFAAAEETVLQTPDFVTKIEQELRHRKPPLFFTEEGKQATAAIRKKVQEIMWNQVGIERSAAGLAEASVQLGQLAAEAEPYLPLLDMVRAAAMVARSALERKESRGAHQVIDFPGERDEWIGNLMIEGEELSFWPLLNYAAPKRNDAQPGNLLP from the coding sequence GTGATTGCAAATGGGAACGGTCGAATCGTAACAACAGATGTGTTAGTCATCGGCGGTGGTGAAGCTGCCTTGCGGGCTGCCATTGAAGCGCGTCGGAAAGGCGCGAACGTGGTGATGGTATCGAAAGGGCAGATCGGTTCCAGCGGATCTTCCGCCATTTCTGATACGATTCACTCTGCCATTCTTTCGCCAGAAGATTCGCCCGATATTTTTTATCAGGATATTTTAAAAGGCGGCAAACGGATTAACAGGCCGGAATTGGCTCGCGCGCTTGCAGAGGATTGTACCGCGAGGGTTCAGGAATTGAGCGAGTTTGGCATTGAATTGGAGTTTGAACGGGAACTGGTTACGCCCGGTCATTCGTTTCCGCGCCGCTGCTATCACAAAGCGGGACTCGGCGCTCACATTACCCGCCGTCTGCGCGAGTACGCACAGGAAATCGGTATCCAGTTCCATGAAAAAACCTGGATTGTGGATCTGTTGAATGAGCACGGATTGGCTGATACTGGGCCTGACCGGTTGCCCGGTTCCGGCGACCGGATTTGCGGAGCGCTCGGTTGGGCAAATGAGGATTGGATTGTGTTTGTGGCAGGCAGTACGATTCTGGCCAGCGGCGGTATGGGACGGATTTATGCCCAGTCCGACAATCCGATCGACGTTTCGGGCGAAACGATTGGCATGGCCTGGCGGCATGGTGCGCGACTGCAGGATATGGAGTTTGTTCAGTTTTACCCTTATCGCCTGGTTTCACCTGTCAATCTCGATCTTTATACGAAATTGTTTTCTAATGGTGCAATGATGCGAAATCTGCAGGGAGAACGGTTCATGGCCGGCTATCCCCGCAAGGAACTGGAAACGCGTGATGTGATCTGCTATCAAATGTTCAAACAGGGAAAAGTGCTGCTCGACATATCGCAAGTCAGTGACTCGGATCTGAAAGCGACCAGTCCGCGATTGCACGGATTGCTGGCAAAAGGGTACGCAGGGGAACTGGAAGTGCAGCCGGTGGAACATTATTCGATCGGCGGCATTTCGATCGATCAATACGGCAAAACCAGTGTAAAAGGTTTATACGCTTGCGGTGAGTGTACCGGTGGTGTACACGGAGCCAACCGCCTGGGCGGAGGGGCTTTGACCGAATCGTTGGTGTTTGGGGCGCGGGCCGGGTTTGCGGCAGCGGAAGAAACGGTTCTGCAGACGCCTGATTTTGTGACGAAAATCGAGCAGGAATTGCGCCATAGAAAACCACCTCTGTTCTTCACGGAGGAGGGCAAACAAGCGACAGCTGCCATTCGCAAGAAGGTACAGGAAATCATGTGGAATCAAGTCGGTATCGAACGTTCTGCGGCCGGTCTTGCGGAAGCGTCTGTTCAATTGGGTCAACTCGCGGCGGAAGCAGAGCCGTATCTGCCGCTTTTGGATATGGTGCGGGCAGCCGCAATGGTAGCTCGTTCCGCATTGGAACGGAAAGAAAGCCGGGGCGCTCATCAAGTGATTGATTTTCCCGGTGAGCGGGACGAGTGGATCGGCAATTTGATGATCGAAGGCGAGGAACTTTCGTTTTGGCCTTTGCTGAACTACGCTGCACCCAAACGGAATGATGCACAACCTGGCAATTTGTTGCCTTAG
- a CDS encoding MmgE/PrpD family protein — protein sequence MSLSAKLARFIVDTKYEDLPHDVVEFTKLCILDWLSSAIAGSVKPSVQMVDQLAKELGGFEQATLVTGGRTSVANAALVNGAASHVVELDDIHKGSIIHAATVVVPAALAVAEWMGKSGKDLITAVAVGYDVCFRIGEAVSPSHYYYWHNTATCGTFGSAAAVAKLLELDEKQIVHALGNAGTQAAGLWEFIVDGAMSKQLHTAKAAMNGLLASLLAQKGFTGPSKILEGDRGFFKAMSESYDETRITNGLGERFKITENSFKIHASCRHTHPAVDLIIRAKKEHSLQPSDIRKIHVGGYQSVINITDNPNPQTVYAAKFSLQYCVSLALVKGKAGLPDFTEESLWDPEIRSLIPKVELTLDSAVNDAYPEKWGSVVEIETQDGKRIQLSTEYPKGDPEHPVTADDLVAKFRELAAELSEEQINRYVETVLSLEKVESAADFWKAATLV from the coding sequence ATGTCATTAAGTGCAAAACTGGCCCGATTTATTGTCGACACAAAGTATGAAGATTTGCCGCATGATGTCGTGGAGTTTACCAAATTGTGCATCCTTGACTGGTTATCTTCGGCGATTGCAGGTTCCGTAAAACCGTCTGTACAGATGGTAGACCAACTTGCAAAAGAATTGGGCGGTTTCGAGCAGGCTACTTTGGTGACAGGCGGCCGCACATCCGTAGCGAACGCGGCGTTGGTAAACGGGGCGGCCTCGCATGTGGTGGAATTGGATGACATTCATAAAGGATCGATTATCCACGCGGCGACAGTAGTGGTTCCGGCTGCCCTGGCAGTAGCTGAATGGATGGGCAAAAGCGGCAAGGATCTTATTACAGCGGTCGCCGTCGGATATGATGTGTGTTTTCGAATTGGCGAAGCGGTCAGCCCCTCTCACTATTATTACTGGCACAATACTGCCACCTGCGGAACGTTTGGATCGGCAGCCGCCGTGGCGAAACTGCTGGAACTTGACGAAAAGCAGATTGTGCATGCGCTTGGCAATGCAGGAACCCAGGCGGCCGGTCTGTGGGAGTTTATTGTCGATGGGGCGATGAGCAAGCAGCTGCACACGGCAAAAGCAGCGATGAACGGTTTGCTGGCTTCCCTTTTGGCGCAAAAAGGTTTTACCGGACCGTCCAAGATTCTGGAAGGAGATCGCGGGTTTTTCAAGGCGATGTCAGAATCGTACGATGAAACAAGAATCACCAATGGGCTCGGTGAACGTTTTAAAATTACGGAGAATTCCTTCAAAATTCATGCGTCCTGCCGTCACACTCATCCGGCTGTCGATCTGATCATCCGGGCCAAAAAGGAACATTCCCTGCAGCCTTCCGATATACGAAAAATTCATGTCGGAGGATACCAGTCGGTCATCAATATAACCGACAATCCGAATCCGCAGACGGTTTATGCGGCCAAATTCAGTTTGCAGTACTGCGTCTCATTGGCGCTTGTGAAAGGGAAAGCCGGGTTGCCCGATTTTACGGAAGAATCGCTTTGGGATCCGGAGATTCGGTCCCTGATTCCCAAAGTCGAGCTGACGCTCGATTCGGCGGTGAATGACGCCTACCCGGAAAAATGGGGTTCCGTCGTCGAAATCGAAACACAGGACGGAAAACGTATCCAGTTGTCGACCGAATACCCGAAAGGCGATCCGGAACACCCGGTGACAGCAGATGATTTGGTTGCCAAGTTTCGGGAATTGGCGGCGGAGCTTTCGGAAGAACAAATCAATCGATATGTGGAAACCGTATTATCGCTCGAAAAAGTAGAATCGGCAGCCGATTTCTGGAAAGCTGCCACTCTCGTTTAA
- a CDS encoding GntR family transcriptional regulator, whose product MKSGNRKQVLNMSDTNPNRSQLRLDDKSTLHQRVVSRLRQAIMRGEFAPGERLVQEELAEAMGVSRMPIREALRQLEKEGLIMFEPHKGAVVTSVTTEDIEEIYQLRAILEWLAIERSMPNLTEEDKKMLKQLTIDMERAVEDDDIERFVELNDDFHRLLRKGCGWRRTQMILDMLWHGFPPHTPNILPRQIERSLQEHRKMVELIETGDLEGLKRVIQEHILRTGDALKQYLDSVQRDSAT is encoded by the coding sequence TTGAAAAGCGGAAACCGTAAGCAAGTTTTGAATATGTCTGATACAAATCCGAACCGCTCTCAGCTACGTTTGGACGATAAGTCCACACTTCATCAGCGGGTGGTTTCCCGATTGCGTCAGGCCATTATGCGAGGTGAGTTTGCGCCGGGAGAACGGCTTGTACAGGAAGAATTGGCGGAAGCGATGGGGGTAAGCCGCATGCCAATTCGGGAAGCATTGCGGCAATTGGAAAAAGAAGGCTTGATCATGTTCGAACCTCACAAAGGCGCAGTTGTTACTTCTGTGACAACGGAAGATATTGAAGAAATCTACCAGCTGCGTGCCATTCTCGAATGGCTGGCAATTGAGCGTTCCATGCCGAATTTGACGGAAGAAGATAAGAAAATGTTGAAACAGTTGACTATTGATATGGAACGCGCAGTGGAAGACGACGATATTGAGCGTTTTGTAGAACTGAATGATGACTTTCACAGATTGCTTCGAAAGGGATGCGGATGGCGGCGAACCCAGATGATACTTGACATGTTATGGCACGGGTTTCCACCCCATACCCCGAATATCTTGCCGCGCCAAATCGAACGTTCGCTGCAGGAACATAGAAAAATGGTGGAACTGATTGAAACGGGTGATTTGGAAGGACTGAAGCGGGTCATACAAGAGCATATTTTAAGAACGGGAGATGCGTTAAAACAGTATCTTGATTCGGTGCAGAGAGATTCCGCCACTTGA
- a CDS encoding DctP family TRAP transporter solute-binding subunit, whose protein sequence is MKKGLQTVFAFALTLSVAALTACGGQPAAQNPTSYTKDNPMIIKFSHVVTEDSPKGKASKRFAALMAQKTGGRVKVEVYPSSQLYRDKDELEALQAGNVQLIAPSTAKMVGINPAFQVNDLPFLFKEHDAVVKFWDGEYGKKLFNSLESKNLKGLALWELGYKQFTSRKPIAKVEDFAGQKFRTQAGKVLDAQFKALGAAAATIAFGETYKQWYDNLPADIKKAFDESIQESTKYQRELAAKLDEESKTRIVKSGKLQMVQMTPEERGKFIQKMEPVYKEFENTIGKDMIDAARKM, encoded by the coding sequence ATGAAAAAAGGATTACAAACAGTTTTTGCGTTTGCGCTAACTCTCTCTGTTGCGGCACTTACTGCATGCGGGGGCCAGCCTGCCGCGCAAAATCCGACTTCTTATACGAAAGACAATCCGATGATTATCAAATTTTCACATGTGGTTACGGAAGATAGCCCAAAAGGAAAGGCATCCAAACGGTTTGCCGCGCTAATGGCGCAAAAAACGGGGGGACGAGTGAAAGTGGAAGTCTATCCGTCCTCTCAGCTTTACAGAGATAAAGACGAACTGGAAGCGTTGCAGGCAGGAAACGTTCAGCTGATTGCCCCTTCCACCGCGAAAATGGTCGGCATCAATCCTGCGTTTCAGGTGAACGATCTGCCTTTCCTGTTTAAAGAGCACGATGCAGTCGTCAAATTTTGGGACGGTGAGTACGGAAAAAAACTGTTTAACTCACTTGAAAGCAAGAATTTAAAAGGTCTTGCGTTATGGGAGCTTGGCTACAAACAATTTACTTCCCGTAAACCGATCGCAAAAGTGGAAGATTTTGCTGGACAGAAGTTCCGTACACAGGCAGGAAAAGTGTTGGATGCCCAATTTAAAGCGCTGGGTGCGGCGGCAGCCACCATTGCTTTTGGGGAAACCTACAAGCAATGGTATGACAATCTTCCGGCTGACATTAAAAAAGCATTTGATGAATCGATTCAGGAATCTACAAAATATCAGCGCGAGCTGGCTGCAAAGTTGGACGAGGAGTCGAAAACCAGAATTGTTAAATCCGGCAAATTGCAAATGGTTCAAATGACGCCGGAAGAACGGGGAAAATTCATTCAAAAAATGGAACCCGTATACAAGGAATTTGAAAATACTATCGGTAAAGACATGATTGACGCAGCACGCAAAATGTAG
- a CDS encoding FCD domain-containing protein, producing the protein MDFPQAYHLPAEHPLVYHLEEIVFKKIIDAAETEIIGQFDVWLEQMEAAIPDGKVKKYFDAMEKLHMKFFEAAHNAVMLDLYESLMKRLAPFRYMSLSFPNSLQHSLREYKDIVAGLKAKDYASVVNRWRQKQKRALDALEKVIVRQEQQPGPLKPNLFK; encoded by the coding sequence GTGGATTTTCCACAAGCGTATCATTTGCCTGCGGAACACCCACTGGTATACCATCTGGAGGAAATTGTTTTCAAAAAAATCATCGATGCGGCTGAAACGGAAATCATTGGCCAGTTTGATGTCTGGTTGGAACAAATGGAAGCAGCGATTCCGGATGGGAAAGTCAAAAAATATTTTGATGCCATGGAAAAACTTCACATGAAATTTTTTGAGGCGGCTCACAATGCGGTCATGCTCGATTTATATGAGAGCCTTATGAAACGGCTGGCCCCTTTTCGCTACATGTCTTTGTCTTTTCCAAACAGCTTGCAGCACTCTTTGCGGGAATATAAGGATATTGTGGCAGGATTGAAGGCAAAGGATTACGCAAGCGTCGTAAACAGATGGAGGCAGAAGCAAAAACGGGCGCTGGATGCTTTGGAAAAAGTGATCGTCCGGCAGGAACAACAACCGGGTCCGTTAAAACCGAATCTGTTTAAATAG
- a CDS encoding amidohydrolase family protein: MNEAETRRIIDADVHPWINGDIEGLLPYLSVSWQQHFDGRLRLPDHPLRPPLAGATSIRRDAKPPGGGVGGSDPVFAKTDLLERYNIEYAVLSSIQAGKLVSLPNPNEAIALARAFNDYFIDKWLSVDPRYCLAMVVAVHDPLEAAKEIRRIGHEKRVVAVFLPLINISLGNRYYHPIYEAAEEMGLPILLHPTGTEGGFSTSVSFACGTPTGIPSGGNCFQKNHRCG; encoded by the coding sequence ATGAACGAAGCGGAAACAAGAAGGATTATTGACGCTGACGTGCACCCTTGGATCAACGGAGATATTGAAGGATTGCTGCCATATTTGAGCGTATCGTGGCAACAGCATTTTGATGGCCGACTACGGTTGCCTGACCACCCTTTACGGCCTCCGCTTGCAGGGGCTACTTCCATACGGAGAGATGCGAAGCCGCCGGGTGGCGGAGTTGGCGGTTCTGATCCGGTATTTGCCAAGACAGATCTGCTCGAGCGCTACAATATCGAATATGCGGTATTGTCATCCATTCAGGCCGGGAAGCTGGTATCGCTCCCGAATCCGAATGAAGCGATTGCACTGGCCCGCGCGTTTAATGACTATTTCATAGACAAATGGCTGTCTGTCGATCCGCGTTACTGTCTGGCGATGGTGGTCGCTGTTCACGATCCGCTTGAAGCGGCGAAAGAAATTCGGCGGATCGGGCATGAAAAAAGAGTCGTCGCAGTATTTTTGCCGCTCATCAATATTTCGTTGGGAAACCGGTACTATCATCCGATCTATGAGGCGGCAGAGGAAATGGGCTTGCCGATTTTACTTCATCCAACGGGAACAGAAGGTGGATTTTCCACAAGCGTATCATTTGCCTGCGGAACACCCACTGGTATACCATCTGGAGGAAATTGTTTTCAAAAAAATCATCGATGCGGCTGA
- a CDS encoding NAD(P)-dependent oxidoreductase yields MKIGFIGLGNMGNPMAANLIQAGYHLKVFDVNPDNMDPFAKLGAELSRSSKEIGEECNIIITMLPNAAAVESAIIGESGLIHCVQEGSIVMDMSSSSPISTKKIGSSLAAKGVCMVDAPVSGGVKGAREGTLSILLGGRQEDVAAVTPILQVLGQKLIHVGELGSGHTVKALNNLLTATTLLATSEAMVAGVKFGVDPNKMLEAINSSSGSSFSSLHKFPKILDRNFDVGFTIDLMYKDLGIAMEIADSVEVPTFLGSNVRHFWGFAVGQGGGRWDHTAIVKFVEKWAGIELNSNTD; encoded by the coding sequence GTGAAAATCGGCTTTATTGGTTTAGGCAACATGGGAAACCCGATGGCAGCCAACTTAATTCAGGCGGGATACCACCTTAAGGTGTTTGATGTAAATCCTGACAACATGGATCCGTTTGCCAAACTTGGTGCGGAATTATCTCGAAGTTCTAAAGAAATTGGTGAAGAATGCAATATCATCATTACGATGCTGCCAAATGCGGCAGCGGTTGAAAGCGCTATCATAGGTGAATCCGGCTTGATTCATTGTGTTCAGGAAGGCTCCATCGTTATGGATATGAGCAGTTCCTCTCCGATCTCTACAAAAAAAATAGGGTCGTCACTTGCGGCAAAAGGTGTATGCATGGTCGATGCTCCTGTCAGCGGTGGTGTGAAAGGTGCACGCGAGGGAACACTGTCAATCCTGCTGGGCGGCCGACAGGAGGATGTGGCGGCCGTTACCCCAATTCTTCAGGTACTCGGACAGAAGTTGATACATGTCGGGGAGCTCGGCAGCGGTCACACAGTCAAGGCATTAAATAATTTGCTGACTGCAACCACTCTTCTGGCGACTTCTGAGGCAATGGTTGCCGGTGTGAAATTCGGGGTCGACCCGAACAAAATGTTGGAAGCGATCAACAGCAGCAGCGGCAGCAGTTTTTCCAGCCTACACAAATTCCCGAAGATTTTGGATCGGAATTTTGATGTCGGTTTTACCATTGATCTGATGTACAAAGATCTTGGAATTGCCATGGAAATTGCGGACTCTGTTGAGGTTCCGACATTTCTTGGCAGCAATGTTCGGCATTTCTGGGGATTTGCTGTCGGGCAGGGCGGGGGCCGTTGGGACCATACCGCGATTGTTAAATTTGTCGAAAAGTGGGCGGGAATCGAACTCAACTCCAATACGGATTGA